One stretch of Bombina bombina isolate aBomBom1 chromosome 7, aBomBom1.pri, whole genome shotgun sequence DNA includes these proteins:
- the LOC128666635 gene encoding uncharacterized protein LOC128666635 isoform X3: protein MHRSRRSTLPPRRYQSEQEPPAPAKEKIKISFQSISEDDLDIIPPTQYTTVVSAQVHNVEEQGPIDIELAQESPRPQALQTQQANLPLDSVQASFLSAVPPAAMSAVSDLLKNIISAMAAASPGPSVTPAVFPPDPSSQDPDPALTTPSRHRPFTPLIEAPHVATRGPQPGRNMAPQPSTPGLAPGRTIPEAHAISGPMLLPSGPSDLLRQPRGPGPTSGVNAMLVTSPEADIGTSGLADSRAVTRTSAPGATPLAGEHREPSLAVGGLSVGGRRGISSASKLRKRTAHLNVNPQGHQRGRSIIRGSTRQIASDRGRGTRRVNPSRAMRPLQFIQMGDNANAVQQAAPDIINPHRADSGLVQAAAQPHDIVSNNSLHVNQGNVQSMHVNQNIEHHLPSHHLPSPIGVNAALNGVNVQAAPQGYNTPLVGIHNANVQSLSQLQHPITLGIQGVQPLDQGIHSPMAATQGAHAHSLNHAQSISQACHNPIVDQQGVNAQTSANGQSVSQGFHTPLHIAHPPLATDNPDTSIGQSARQILSLLQGAIGSQSAAKTRTNTATVMSGADAGVPGSITAGAAATTSTAQQGSSGLALQNQPAGQPVSSMGQGPPAISHARPSWIALLPLVRSSLAPSTWHAYARMWSEWDNFCASRGADAAQGSRDNLHDWLALPPG from the exons atgcatcgttccaggcgttctactctgcctcccagacgttaccagtcggaacaggaacctcctgcacctgcaaaagaaaaaataaagataagttttcaatctatttctgaggatgatttagatatcattcccccaactcaatatactactgttgtgtcagcccaggttcataatgtggaagagcagggaccTATTGATATTGAGTTAGCTCAGGAATCCCCCAGACCTCAAGCATTGCAGACCCAGCAGGCTAATTTACCTCTTGATAGTGTACAGGCCTCATTTTTAAGTGCTgtaccccctgctgctatgtcagcagtttctgacctattgaaaaacataatatccgctatggctgcagcctccccagggcccagtgtcacaccagctgttttccctcctgatccttctagtcaggatccggatcctgctttaactacccccagcaggcatcgccctttcacacctctcattGAGGCACCACACGTGGCAACACGCGGTCCCCAGCCCGGCCGGAACATGGCCCCTCAGCCCTCAACACCCGGACTTGCCCCTGGTCGCACCATACCCGAGGCCCATGCCATCTCAGGGCCTATGCTGCTCCCCTCGGGGCCTAGCGATCTCCTTCGCCAGCCGCGTGGTCCGGGTCCGACTTCCGGTGTCAACGCCAtgttagtgacgtcaccggaagcggacatcggcacttccggcttggcagattcccgcgcggtcacaaggacatcggctcccggggcaacgccacttgcaggtgagcaccgagagccgtccttggccgttggcgggttatcagtggggggtcgGAGGGGCATTAGCAGCGCAAGCAAACTGCGCAAGCGAACGGCACATTTGAATGTTAATCCTCAGGGGcatcaaaggggtcgctccatcataagaggtagtaccaggcagatagccagtgataggggtagggggacacgcagagttaacccttccagggcaatgaggccattacagtttatacaaatgggagataacgcaaatgccgttcagcaggccgctcccgatattattaacccacacagggctgatagtggtttagtgcaagcggccgctcagccgcaTGATATTGTGTCTAATAATAGCCTGCATGTGAATCAAGGCAATGTTCAAAGTATGCATGTTAATCAAAACATTGAGCATCATTTACCATCTCATCATTTACCATCCCCCATTGGTGTGAATGCGGCTTTGAATGGTGTGAACGTACAAGCAGCTCCTCAGGGATATAATACACCCCTGGTTGGCATACATAATGCGAATGTGCAATCTTTAAGCCAGCTACAACATCCCATTACTTTAGGCATACAAGGAGTACAACCCCTTGATCAGGGTATCCACTCCCCCATGGCAGCCACGCAgggcgctcatgcacactcattaaaccatgcacaatcaataagccaggcatgccataaccctattgtagaccagcagggtgtgaatgctcagacatctgcgaatggacagtcagtgagtcagggatttcatacaccacttcatatagctcatccaccccttgctactgataatccagacacatccattgggcaaagtgctcgccaaattctttctcttttgcagggggcaattggatcacaaagtgcagcaaaaacacggaccaacactgccacagtcatgagtggggcggatgcaggagtaccaggcagcattacagcaggagcagcagccaccacttccactgcacagcaagggtcttcaggactcgccctccaaaaccagccagcaggccagcccgtttccagcatgggtcagggacctcctgccattagtcacg ctcgtccttcctggatagccttactgccgttggtccgctcctccttagcaccatccacttggcacgcctatgcccgcatgtggtctgaatgggacaatttctgtgcgtccaggggagccgacgctgctcaggggtctagggacaacttacatgattggctg gcactacccccggggtga
- the LOC128666635 gene encoding uncharacterized protein LOC128666635 isoform X1, giving the protein MHRSRRSTLPPRRYQSEQEPPAPAKEKIKISFQSISEDDLDIIPPTQYTTVVSAQVHNVEEQGPIDIELAQESPRPQALQTQQANLPLDSVQASFLSAVPPAAMSAVSDLLKNIISAMAAASPGPSVTPAVFPPDPSSQDPDPALTTPSRHRPFTPLIEAPHVATRGPQPGRNMAPQPSTPGLAPGRTIPEAHAISGPMLLPSGPSDLLRQPRGPGPTSGVNAMLVTSPEADIGTSGLADSRAVTRTSAPGATPLAGEHREPSLAVGGLSVGGRRGISSASKLRKRTAHLNVNPQGHQRGRSIIRGSTRQIASDRGRGTRRVNPSRAMRPLQFIQMGDNANAVQQAAPDIINPHRADSGLVQAAAQPHDIVSNNSLHVNQGNVQSMHVNQNIEHHLPSHHLPSPIGVNAALNGVNVQAAPQGYNTPLVGIHNANVQSLSQLQHPITLGIQGVQPLDQGIHSPMAATQGAHAHSLNHAQSISQACHNPIVDQQGVNAQTSANGQSVSQGFHTPLHIAHPPLATDNPDTSIGQSARQILSLLQGAIGSQSAAKTRTNTATVMSGADAGVPGSITAGAAATTSTAQQGSSGLALQNQPAGQPVSSMGQGPPAISHARPSWIALLPLVRSSLAPSTWHAYARMWSEWDNFCASRGADAAQGSRDNLHDWLVSLHASGARQGAIQSKLAALSFFYRALAIPDPTNSFFIRQVIKGWGRSQQRKIDTREPITRDRLERLLLALDVVCRSDFEALLFKTAFNLAFAAALRVSEVVAPSKQASGAGIQLQHVRAAPDSLLLFLPRSKTDQEGKGTWIPVHPQVNSACCPVNCVNLYLAQRPPGPGQFLVHADGRSLSKFQFGRVLKLAAVQAGLDASRLAPHSFRIGAATNAAQAGSSCEDIKRIGRWRSNCFRTYVRPIV; this is encoded by the exons atgcatcgttccaggcgttctactctgcctcccagacgttaccagtcggaacaggaacctcctgcacctgcaaaagaaaaaataaagataagttttcaatctatttctgaggatgatttagatatcattcccccaactcaatatactactgttgtgtcagcccaggttcataatgtggaagagcagggaccTATTGATATTGAGTTAGCTCAGGAATCCCCCAGACCTCAAGCATTGCAGACCCAGCAGGCTAATTTACCTCTTGATAGTGTACAGGCCTCATTTTTAAGTGCTgtaccccctgctgctatgtcagcagtttctgacctattgaaaaacataatatccgctatggctgcagcctccccagggcccagtgtcacaccagctgttttccctcctgatccttctagtcaggatccggatcctgctttaactacccccagcaggcatcgccctttcacacctctcattGAGGCACCACACGTGGCAACACGCGGTCCCCAGCCCGGCCGGAACATGGCCCCTCAGCCCTCAACACCCGGACTTGCCCCTGGTCGCACCATACCCGAGGCCCATGCCATCTCAGGGCCTATGCTGCTCCCCTCGGGGCCTAGCGATCTCCTTCGCCAGCCGCGTGGTCCGGGTCCGACTTCCGGTGTCAACGCCAtgttagtgacgtcaccggaagcggacatcggcacttccggcttggcagattcccgcgcggtcacaaggacatcggctcccggggcaacgccacttgcaggtgagcaccgagagccgtccttggccgttggcgggttatcagtggggggtcgGAGGGGCATTAGCAGCGCAAGCAAACTGCGCAAGCGAACGGCACATTTGAATGTTAATCCTCAGGGGcatcaaaggggtcgctccatcataagaggtagtaccaggcagatagccagtgataggggtagggggacacgcagagttaacccttccagggcaatgaggccattacagtttatacaaatgggagataacgcaaatgccgttcagcaggccgctcccgatattattaacccacacagggctgatagtggtttagtgcaagcggccgctcagccgcaTGATATTGTGTCTAATAATAGCCTGCATGTGAATCAAGGCAATGTTCAAAGTATGCATGTTAATCAAAACATTGAGCATCATTTACCATCTCATCATTTACCATCCCCCATTGGTGTGAATGCGGCTTTGAATGGTGTGAACGTACAAGCAGCTCCTCAGGGATATAATACACCCCTGGTTGGCATACATAATGCGAATGTGCAATCTTTAAGCCAGCTACAACATCCCATTACTTTAGGCATACAAGGAGTACAACCCCTTGATCAGGGTATCCACTCCCCCATGGCAGCCACGCAgggcgctcatgcacactcattaaaccatgcacaatcaataagccaggcatgccataaccctattgtagaccagcagggtgtgaatgctcagacatctgcgaatggacagtcagtgagtcagggatttcatacaccacttcatatagctcatccaccccttgctactgataatccagacacatccattgggcaaagtgctcgccaaattctttctcttttgcagggggcaattggatcacaaagtgcagcaaaaacacggaccaacactgccacagtcatgagtggggcggatgcaggagtaccaggcagcattacagcaggagcagcagccaccacttccactgcacagcaagggtcttcaggactcgccctccaaaaccagccagcaggccagcccgtttccagcatgggtcagggacctcctgccattagtcacg ctcgtccttcctggatagccttactgccgttggtccgctcctccttagcaccatccacttggcacgcctatgcccgcatgtggtctgaatgggacaatttctgtgcgtccaggggagccgacgctgctcaggggtctagggacaacttacatgattggctggtgagtttgcatgcctctggggcccgtcagggggcaatacaatccaaattggccgccctctcatttttctatagggcattagccattcctgacccaaccaattccttttttattaggcaggtgatcaagggttggggcagatcgcagcagcggaaaatagacacgcgcgaacccatcacccgcgaccgcctggagcgtttgctcttggcgctcgacgtggtctgtagatcagattttgaagccctactcttcaaaactgcgtttaatctggcctttgccgccgctcttagagttagtgaggtagtagcaccctccaagcagGCGTCTGGGGCAGGTATACAATTGCAACATGTTAGAGCTGCCCCTGATTCCTTACTTCTTTTTCTGCcgcgatcaaagacagatcaggaaggtaagggaacctggatccccgttcaccctcaggtgaacagcgcatgctgcccggttaactgcgttaatctttacctggctcaaaggccgcctggcccggggcaattcctggtccatgcggacggcagatccctttccaaatttcagttcggtagggtcctaaaattggcggcagtccaggcggggctggacgctagcagactggccccgcactcttttcgcataggggccgcgactaacgctgcgcaagcgggctcctcgtgcgaggacataaaacgtattgggcgttggcggtccaattgtttcagaacctatgtccgtccaattgtttaa
- the LOC128666635 gene encoding uncharacterized protein LOC128666635 isoform X2, protein MHRSRRSTLPPRRYQSEQEPPAPAKEKIKISFQSISEDDLDIIPPTQYTTVVSAQVHNVEEQGPIDIELAQESPRPQALQTQQANLPLDSVQASFLSAVPPAAMSAVSDLLKNIISAMAAASPGPSVTPAVFPPDPSSQDPDPALTTPSRHRPFTPLIEAPHVATRGPQPGRNMAPQPSTPGLAPGRTIPEAHAISGPMLLPSGPSDLLRQPRGPGPTSGVNAMLVTSPEADIGTSGLADSRAVTRTSAPGATPLAGEHREPSLAVGGLSVGGRRGISSASKLRKRTAHLNVNPQGHQRGRSIIRGSTRQIASDRGRGTRRVNPSRAMRPLQFIQMGDNANAVQQAAPDIINPHRADSGLVQAAAQPHDIVSNNSLHVNQGNVQSMHVNQNIEHHLPSHHLPSPIGVNAALNGVNVQAAPQGYNTPLVGIHNANVQSLSQLQHPITLGIQGVQPLDQGIHSPMAATQGAHAHSLNHAQSISQACHNPIVDQQGVNAQTSANGQSVSQGFHTPLHIAHPPLATDNPDTSIGQSARQILSLLQGAIGSQSAAKTRTNTATVMSGADAGVPGSITAGAAATTSTAQQGSSGLALQNQPAGQPVSSMGQGPPAISHGTTPGVKRIWIVGHSFVHWASLRCASLPFGQSLGLPSNKASVRWLGDRGMCWPQLAGTISGALVRWGKPHIIILHLGGNDVGAIPVLQLIKVMQADIGWLRVRIPGVMIGWSHIIPRLHWRHMSAHTAAYRVRKKINASVAKTVTGSGGFVVRHEAISADRTELYRRDKVHLSDVGLDLFIGDIQRALLPLL, encoded by the exons atgcatcgttccaggcgttctactctgcctcccagacgttaccagtcggaacaggaacctcctgcacctgcaaaagaaaaaataaagataagttttcaatctatttctgaggatgatttagatatcattcccccaactcaatatactactgttgtgtcagcccaggttcataatgtggaagagcagggaccTATTGATATTGAGTTAGCTCAGGAATCCCCCAGACCTCAAGCATTGCAGACCCAGCAGGCTAATTTACCTCTTGATAGTGTACAGGCCTCATTTTTAAGTGCTgtaccccctgctgctatgtcagcagtttctgacctattgaaaaacataatatccgctatggctgcagcctccccagggcccagtgtcacaccagctgttttccctcctgatccttctagtcaggatccggatcctgctttaactacccccagcaggcatcgccctttcacacctctcattGAGGCACCACACGTGGCAACACGCGGTCCCCAGCCCGGCCGGAACATGGCCCCTCAGCCCTCAACACCCGGACTTGCCCCTGGTCGCACCATACCCGAGGCCCATGCCATCTCAGGGCCTATGCTGCTCCCCTCGGGGCCTAGCGATCTCCTTCGCCAGCCGCGTGGTCCGGGTCCGACTTCCGGTGTCAACGCCAtgttagtgacgtcaccggaagcggacatcggcacttccggcttggcagattcccgcgcggtcacaaggacatcggctcccggggcaacgccacttgcaggtgagcaccgagagccgtccttggccgttggcgggttatcagtggggggtcgGAGGGGCATTAGCAGCGCAAGCAAACTGCGCAAGCGAACGGCACATTTGAATGTTAATCCTCAGGGGcatcaaaggggtcgctccatcataagaggtagtaccaggcagatagccagtgataggggtagggggacacgcagagttaacccttccagggcaatgaggccattacagtttatacaaatgggagataacgcaaatgccgttcagcaggccgctcccgatattattaacccacacagggctgatagtggtttagtgcaagcggccgctcagccgcaTGATATTGTGTCTAATAATAGCCTGCATGTGAATCAAGGCAATGTTCAAAGTATGCATGTTAATCAAAACATTGAGCATCATTTACCATCTCATCATTTACCATCCCCCATTGGTGTGAATGCGGCTTTGAATGGTGTGAACGTACAAGCAGCTCCTCAGGGATATAATACACCCCTGGTTGGCATACATAATGCGAATGTGCAATCTTTAAGCCAGCTACAACATCCCATTACTTTAGGCATACAAGGAGTACAACCCCTTGATCAGGGTATCCACTCCCCCATGGCAGCCACGCAgggcgctcatgcacactcattaaaccatgcacaatcaataagccaggcatgccataaccctattgtagaccagcagggtgtgaatgctcagacatctgcgaatggacagtcagtgagtcagggatttcatacaccacttcatatagctcatccaccccttgctactgataatccagacacatccattgggcaaagtgctcgccaaattctttctcttttgcagggggcaattggatcacaaagtgcagcaaaaacacggaccaacactgccacagtcatgagtggggcggatgcaggagtaccaggcagcattacagcaggagcagcagccaccacttccactgcacagcaagggtcttcaggactcgccctccaaaaccagccagcaggccagcccgtttccagcatgggtcagggacctcctgccattagtcacg gcactacccccggggtgaagcgaatctggattgtgggccactcctttgtccactgggcctccctacgctgtgcgtccctcccatttggccaatccctaggtctcccttccaacaaggcatccgttaggtggttgggtgatagggggatgtgctggccccaattagcaggaaccatatctggggccctggtacgctgggggaagcctcacattattattcttcacctagggggtaacgatgtgggggccataccagttttacagttgattaaggttatgcaggcagacattgggtggctaagagtacgcatcccgggggtcatgatagggtggtcccatataataccccgtctccactggaggcatatgtcggcccatacggcggcataccgggttaggaagaagatcaatgcgtctgtagcgaaaaccgtcactgggtcaggtggcttcgtggtacggcacgaagccatttcggctgatagaaccgagctatatagaagggataaagttcacctttctgatgtggggctggatttattcataggggacattcagagagctctgttacccctcctgtaa